In the Setaria italica strain Yugu1 chromosome VI, Setaria_italica_v2.0, whole genome shotgun sequence genome, one interval contains:
- the LOC101776394 gene encoding probable leucine-rich repeat receptor-like protein kinase At1g35710 isoform X2, with product MASIGWVLLLFLAQLHTLLSTSIAHRADGGNLTHLPVSFLCHPNQAKALLQLKKSFSFSRSTTRLSSWRNGTDCCLWEGVGCDPSSGHVTILDLNNRRLSTHGLDPALFSLISLQRLDLSMNDINGDNIRSAGFERFTFLTHLNLSNSGLYGQIPPSISKLVNLLSLDLSTYNTDYYSGGFYGSNSYDYYNNLWESSFDTFVANLSNLRELYLDSVDLSNSGEEWGTSLAAYVPQLQVLSLADCHLSGPIHKAFSRLHSLVVINLQETSIYASAGPFPEFFMDFPNLTVLQLSGINLEGRLPSRPFQSKNLRVLDLSYNMNLSGHVPNFSNASSLETLRLDRTNFVYAIPTPSSNFTSLKELGLNRNLISMDFLSAFGRLESLHQLDLDCFLDNELDHDLDSGSDLGPIFSWIGQHKNLTSLGLFGCNFSGAVGNLTGLQTLEMHDCNTYGSMPSSIGNLTNLRNLYISSRFSGPMPAAIGELTNLRNLYIEGARFSGPMPAAIGELTNLRNLYMNNPGFSGPMPAAIGELTNLRNLYIEGADFSGPMPAAIGELTNLRNMYLQHSGFSGSMPAPIGNLTNLEAMEISGRQISGLIPNAIGQLNKLRWLVLQDCNFSGSIPSSIVNLTQLTMLDLSFNSLNDV from the exons ATGGCTTCCATCGGCTGGGTGTTATTGCTCTTTCTTGCTCAGCTCCACACACTACTCTCCACCTCTATTGCCCACCGTGCTGATGGTGGTAACCTCACTCACCTCCCTGTCTCATTTTTGTGCCATCCAAACCAAGCTAAGGCGCTCCTCCAGCTGAAGAAGTCCTTCTCCTTCAGCAGATCCACCACCAGGCTTTCGTCATGGCGAAATGGTACCGACTGTTGTCTCTGGGAGGGTGTTGGCTGCGACCCTTCCTCTGGCCATGTCACCATTCTCGACCTCAACAACCGTCGCTTGTCAACTCATGGCTTGGACCCTGCACTCTTCAGCCTCATATCACTTCAGCGACTCGACCTTAGCATGAATGACATCAATGGAGACAACATCCGTTCTGCTGGTTTTGAGAGGTTCACTTTTTTAACCCACCTAAACCTTTCCAATTCAGGATTATATGGTCAGATACCTCCTAGCATCAGTAAACTAGTGAACCTTCTCTCATTGGATCTTTCAACATACAATACTGATTATTATTCTGGCGGTTTTTATGGTTCAAACTCTTATGATTATTATAACAATTTATGGGAATCAAGTTTTGATACCTTTGTGGCAAACCTCAGCAACTTAAGAGAGCTCTACCTTGACTCAGTGGATTTGTCTAATAGTGGAGAAGAGTGGGGCACATCTCTTGCTGCATATGTTCCTCAACTTCAGGTACTTAGTTTGGCTGATTGTCACCTGAGTGGTCCTATTCATAAAGCGTTCTCGAGACTCCATTCTCTTGTTGTGATCAACCTCCAAGAAACCTCCATTTATGCAAGTGCTGGTCCATTTCCAGAGttcttcatggattttcccAATTTAACCGTGCTTCAACTTTCTGGGATAAATCTTGAGGGGCGGTTACCCTCTAGACCCTTTCAATCGAAAAATCTAAGGGTCCTCGATTTGTCCTATAATATGAATCTCTCAGGCCATGTGCCAAACTTTTCTAATGCCAGCTCTTTAGAGACTTTGAGACTTGATAGGACCAACTTTGTATATGCCATACCAACGCCTTCTAGTAATTTCACGTCGTTGAAGGAGTTGGGCCTTAACAGGAATTTAATTTCTATGGATTTTCTCTCTGCATTTGGTAGACTTGAGTCTCTACACCAGTTGGACCTTGATTGTTTTTTGGATAATGAGTTGGACCACGATTTGGACTCAGGAAGCGACTTAGGTCCAATTTTCTCATGGATTGGCCAGCACAAAAACCTAACAAGTTTGGGACTCTTTGGATGTAACTTCTCTGGGGCAGTTGGAAACCTCACGGGCTTGCAAACACTTGAAATGCATGATtgcaacacatatggctccatgCCATCTTCTATCGGCAACCTCACAAATTTGAGAAACTTGTATATATCATCTAGGTTTTCAGGACCAATGCCAGCTGCAATTGGTGAACTCACAAATTTGAGAAACTTGTATATCGAGGGTGCTAGGTTTTCAGGACCAATGCCAGCTGCAATTGGTGAACTCACAAATTTGAGAAACTTGTATATGAACAATCCTGGGTTTTCAGGACCAATGCCAGCTGCAATTGGTGAACTCACAAATTTGAGAAACTTGTATATCGAGGGTGCTGATTTTTCAGGACCAATGCCAGCTGCAATTGGTGAACTCACAAATTTGAGAAACATGTACCTCCAGCATTCTGGGTTTTCAGGTTCAATGCCGGCTCCAATTGGCAACCTCACTAACTTGGAAGCCATGGAAATTAGTGGTCGTCAGATTTCTGGGTTGATACCTAATGCAATTGGGCAGCTCAATAAGTTGAGATGGTTAGTTCTTCAAGATTGCAATTTTTCCGGAAGCATACCAAGCTCAATAGTTAATTTGACCCAGCTAACAATGCTGGATCTTTCTTTTAATTCTCTCAACG ATGTGTGA
- the LOC101776394 gene encoding probable leucine-rich repeat receptor-like protein kinase At1g35710 isoform X1 produces MASIGWVLLLFLAQLHTLLSTSIAHRADGGNLTHLPVSFLCHPNQAKALLQLKKSFSFSRSTTRLSSWRNGTDCCLWEGVGCDPSSGHVTILDLNNRRLSTHGLDPALFSLISLQRLDLSMNDINGDNIRSAGFERFTFLTHLNLSNSGLYGQIPPSISKLVNLLSLDLSTYNTDYYSGGFYGSNSYDYYNNLWESSFDTFVANLSNLRELYLDSVDLSNSGEEWGTSLAAYVPQLQVLSLADCHLSGPIHKAFSRLHSLVVINLQETSIYASAGPFPEFFMDFPNLTVLQLSGINLEGRLPSRPFQSKNLRVLDLSYNMNLSGHVPNFSNASSLETLRLDRTNFVYAIPTPSSNFTSLKELGLNRNLISMDFLSAFGRLESLHQLDLDCFLDNELDHDLDSGSDLGPIFSWIGQHKNLTSLGLFGCNFSGAVGNLTGLQTLEMHDCNTYGSMPSSIGNLTNLRNLYISSRFSGPMPAAIGELTNLRNLYIEGARFSGPMPAAIGELTNLRNLYMNNPGFSGPMPAAIGELTNLRNLYIEGADFSGPMPAAIGELTNLRNMYLQHSGFSGSMPAPIGNLTNLEAMEISGRQISGLIPNAIGQLNKLRWLVLQDCNFSGSIPSSIVNLTQLTMLDLSFNSLNGLYTGYHKS; encoded by the exons ATGGCTTCCATCGGCTGGGTGTTATTGCTCTTTCTTGCTCAGCTCCACACACTACTCTCCACCTCTATTGCCCACCGTGCTGATGGTGGTAACCTCACTCACCTCCCTGTCTCATTTTTGTGCCATCCAAACCAAGCTAAGGCGCTCCTCCAGCTGAAGAAGTCCTTCTCCTTCAGCAGATCCACCACCAGGCTTTCGTCATGGCGAAATGGTACCGACTGTTGTCTCTGGGAGGGTGTTGGCTGCGACCCTTCCTCTGGCCATGTCACCATTCTCGACCTCAACAACCGTCGCTTGTCAACTCATGGCTTGGACCCTGCACTCTTCAGCCTCATATCACTTCAGCGACTCGACCTTAGCATGAATGACATCAATGGAGACAACATCCGTTCTGCTGGTTTTGAGAGGTTCACTTTTTTAACCCACCTAAACCTTTCCAATTCAGGATTATATGGTCAGATACCTCCTAGCATCAGTAAACTAGTGAACCTTCTCTCATTGGATCTTTCAACATACAATACTGATTATTATTCTGGCGGTTTTTATGGTTCAAACTCTTATGATTATTATAACAATTTATGGGAATCAAGTTTTGATACCTTTGTGGCAAACCTCAGCAACTTAAGAGAGCTCTACCTTGACTCAGTGGATTTGTCTAATAGTGGAGAAGAGTGGGGCACATCTCTTGCTGCATATGTTCCTCAACTTCAGGTACTTAGTTTGGCTGATTGTCACCTGAGTGGTCCTATTCATAAAGCGTTCTCGAGACTCCATTCTCTTGTTGTGATCAACCTCCAAGAAACCTCCATTTATGCAAGTGCTGGTCCATTTCCAGAGttcttcatggattttcccAATTTAACCGTGCTTCAACTTTCTGGGATAAATCTTGAGGGGCGGTTACCCTCTAGACCCTTTCAATCGAAAAATCTAAGGGTCCTCGATTTGTCCTATAATATGAATCTCTCAGGCCATGTGCCAAACTTTTCTAATGCCAGCTCTTTAGAGACTTTGAGACTTGATAGGACCAACTTTGTATATGCCATACCAACGCCTTCTAGTAATTTCACGTCGTTGAAGGAGTTGGGCCTTAACAGGAATTTAATTTCTATGGATTTTCTCTCTGCATTTGGTAGACTTGAGTCTCTACACCAGTTGGACCTTGATTGTTTTTTGGATAATGAGTTGGACCACGATTTGGACTCAGGAAGCGACTTAGGTCCAATTTTCTCATGGATTGGCCAGCACAAAAACCTAACAAGTTTGGGACTCTTTGGATGTAACTTCTCTGGGGCAGTTGGAAACCTCACGGGCTTGCAAACACTTGAAATGCATGATtgcaacacatatggctccatgCCATCTTCTATCGGCAACCTCACAAATTTGAGAAACTTGTATATATCATCTAGGTTTTCAGGACCAATGCCAGCTGCAATTGGTGAACTCACAAATTTGAGAAACTTGTATATCGAGGGTGCTAGGTTTTCAGGACCAATGCCAGCTGCAATTGGTGAACTCACAAATTTGAGAAACTTGTATATGAACAATCCTGGGTTTTCAGGACCAATGCCAGCTGCAATTGGTGAACTCACAAATTTGAGAAACTTGTATATCGAGGGTGCTGATTTTTCAGGACCAATGCCAGCTGCAATTGGTGAACTCACAAATTTGAGAAACATGTACCTCCAGCATTCTGGGTTTTCAGGTTCAATGCCGGCTCCAATTGGCAACCTCACTAACTTGGAAGCCATGGAAATTAGTGGTCGTCAGATTTCTGGGTTGATACCTAATGCAATTGGGCAGCTCAATAAGTTGAGATGGTTAGTTCTTCAAGATTGCAATTTTTCCGGAAGCATACCAAGCTCAATAGTTAATTTGACCCAGCTAACAATGCTGGATCTTTCTTTTAATTCTCTCAACG GACTATACACCGGGTATCATAAATCATAA